In Arachis hypogaea cultivar Tifrunner chromosome 2, arahy.Tifrunner.gnm2.J5K5, whole genome shotgun sequence, a genomic segment contains:
- the LOC112729662 gene encoding uncharacterized protein — MADVPPPTPSELLRMVTELQQANQRMAEDNQRMQNQIAQLEHARLEHNNNNREEHGNDERQSLPTHVSDTPQQGHDEEERNEESQPEHEGENPDNSVGPFTAEIMNFQLPRQFTLPTTLTSYDGLGDPKQHVKKFRSIMIVNGASDPILCRCFPSFLDGPALDWFCSLPADSISCFQELAKQFEDHFAASAIYLHDSDYLTTIKQGPQESLKDYITRFTKVAMSIPDLHPEVHLHAIKSGLRPGKFQETIAVAKPKTLAEFREKAKGQIDIEELRQARKSERSLPKDDERARDTKKGFKPVPRYESYTQFNTKRDDIIKEILNSKLIKPPRKAGNYPEPKNIDKSKYCTFYQKHGHTTDECIIAKDLLERLARQGHLDKFIAGHMQKRTISNSEQPSTGQSSKEKDKTPAQPRGVINCISGGYAGGGSTTSARKRTYRAMLTVGDLDQSSEPVPDIPELTFHPTDVNTKHTNYDDPVVISIQLGDLIVRKALLDPGSSADVLFFATFQKMKLSTNILQPYSGDLVGFSGERVPVLGSAWLQTTLGEQPLSRTQDIQYLIVDYFNPYNLILGRPFLNKFAAIVSTYHLCVKFPVQDNRVATIHGDLQEARQCYNISLKPIRRNTETRINSIQSEQPILTELDPRADF; from the coding sequence ATGGCTGATGTTCCTCCCCCCACCCCGTCCGAGCTTCTGAGGATGGTGACCGAGCTTCAACAAGCAAACCAACGGATGGCGGAGGATAATCAGCGAATGCAAAATCAAATCGCGCAACTAGAACATGCTCGTCTGGAGCACAATAATAATAACCGCGAAGAGCACGGAAACGATGAGCGGCAATCGCTTCCGACTCACGTCTCTGACACACCACAGCAGGGACATGACGAGGAGGAACGGAATGAAGAAAGCCAACCTGAACATGAGGGGGAAAACCCCGACAATTCTGTAGGACCGTTCACAGCCGAGATAATGAACTTCCAGCTACCCAGACAGTTTACTTTGCCGACCACATTAACCTCATATGACGGGCTGGGAGACCCTAAACAACATGTTAAAAAATTCCGATCAATCATGATTGTCAACGGTGCTTCTGATCCTATTTTATGCCGATGTTTTCCTTCTTTTTTGGATGGTCCTGCACTTGACtggttttgttctttgcctgcaGATTCTATCTCATGTTTTCAGGAGCTAGCCAAACAGTTCGAAGATCATTTTGCAGCCTCGGCGATATATCTCCACGATTCTGACTACCTAACGACCATCAAGCAGGGTCCACAGGAAAGTCTAAAGGACTATATAACTCGGTTCACTAAGGTCGCCATGAGTATTCCGGACCTCCATCCTGAAGTCCATCTTCACGCCATTAAAAGTGGCCTTCGTCCAGGAAAGTTCCAAGAAACTATCGCGGTAGCTAAGCCAAAAACTCTAGCTGAATTCCGCGAAAAGGCCAAGGGACAGATAGATATCGAAGAGCTTCGCCAAGCACGGAAATCAGAGAGGTCCCTCCCTAAAGACGACGAAAGAGCTCGTGATACCAAAAAGGGTTTCAAACCAGTCCCCCGTTACGAATCATATACCCAGTTTAATACCAAGAGGGATGATATCATTAAGGAAATTCTGAATTCAAAATTGATCAAACCTCCCCGCAAGGCGGGAAATTACCCTGAGCCCAAAAAcattgacaaatcaaaatattgcACTTTTTACCAGAAGCATGGTCACACAACTGATGAGTGTATAATTGCTAAGGACCTCCTAGAGCGATTGGCCCGACAAGGCCATCTCGATAAATTCATCGCAGGTCACATGCAGAAAAGAACGATATCCAActcagaacaaccctcaacaggCCAATCATCAAAAGAAAAGGATAAGACCCCAGCTCAACCACGGGGAGTAATCAATTGTATCTCAGGAGGATATGCCGGAGGGGGAAGTACCACTTCAGCCAGGAAGCGGACGTACCGAGCTATGTTAACGGTGGGGGATCTCGACCAAAGCTCGGAACCAGTCCCGGACATTCCCGAATTGACATTTCATCCTACCGACGTTAATACCAAACACACAAACTACGACGACCCTGTAGTCATCTCTATCCAACTAGGAGACCTTATTGTTCGGAAAGCACTGCTTGATCCAGGGAGTAGTGCTGATGTACTTTTTTTTGcaacatttcaaaaaatgaaaTTGAGTACTAACATTTTGCAGCCATATTCAGGAGACCTGGTCGGATTTTCAGGAGAACGGGTCCCCGTCCTGGGATCCGCATGGTTGCAGACCACACTAGGCGAACAACCACTATCCAGAACACAGGACATTCAGTACCTTATCGTAGACTATTTCAACCCTTATAATCTTATTTTAGGAAGAccttttttaaacaaatttgctGCTATTGTTTCTACGTATCACCTCTGTGTCAAGTTCCCTGTGCAGGATAATAGGGTTGCAACTATACATGGCGACCTCCAGGAAGCTCGGCAGTGCTACAACATAAGTCTGAAACCTATCAGAAGAAACACCGAAACTCGGATCAACTCAATACAATCCGAGCAACCAATCTTGACAGAATTAGACCCAAGAGCCGACTTCTAG
- the LOC112756814 gene encoding nuclear pore complex protein NUP35 isoform X1 — MSTTVHKTPKSGRQTLFFQDLASPVSARRGKFSSPGQAAAVSALWRENFGGSDLPPPPVFTLEDRSDFSPESGLPDYQISPESKSNIRTPVQASNREFSTPLKSKSEASTSYVLRGVQQSQQSSPGLSWWSPTTAKSAGEQDEKGRSSPVEGVVQPGALITLPPQLEVARPEVQRNSLPAGNLNEEEWVTVYGSSCRFSPGDTNLVLREFEKCGEILKHVPGPRDANWMHILYQNRSDSQKALNKNGVQLNGVLIVGVKPLDPMQRQALDERLNHQGFMPLPLPSARNSESSTLKASSRPYYLQNGNSSARQTGGAIASPTKSLVSKIMDLMFGV; from the exons ATGAGCACCACAGTGCACAAAACTCCAAAGTCTGGTAGACAGACTTTGTTTTTCCAGGATTTAGCCTCGCCCGTTTCTGCCAGGAGAGGAAAGTTTTCAAGTCCGGGACAGGCAGCTGCAGTATCTGCTCTGTGGCGTGAGAATTTTGGTGGTTCGGACCTTCCACCTCCTCCTGTTTTCACCTTGGAAGACAGGTCAGATTTTTCTCCTGAATCAGGCTTACCGGATTACCAAATATCCCCGGAGTCTAAATCCAATATTAGGACTCCAGTTCAAGCTTCAAATAGAGAATTTTCAACTCCATTGAAAAGCAAATCCGAGGCCAGCACATCTTATGTGTTAAGAGGGGTGCAACAAAGCCAGCAGAGCTCACCAGGGTTGAGTTGGTGGTCACCCACAACTGCAAAGAGTGCCGGAGAACAAGATGAAAAGGGAAGGAGTTCACCAGTTGAGGGTGTGGTTCAGCCTGGTGCTCTTATAACTCTCCCTCCGCAGCTGGAAGTAGCAAGGCCAGAGGTTCAAAGGAATTCTTTGCCAGCTGGGAATCTCAATGAGGAAGAGTGGGTGACTGTTTATGG TTCCTCCTGCAGATTTTCTCCAGGTGATACTAATTTGGTTTTAAGGGAGTTTGAAAAATGTGGTGAAATTTTGAAACATGTTCCTGGTCCTAGAGATGCTAATTGGATGCATATTTTATATCAG AATCGTTCTGATTCCCAGAAAGCCCTTAACAAGAATGGAGTGCAGCTCAATGGAGTCCTAATAGTTGGTGTGAAACCCTTGGATCCCATGCAACGTCAAGCATTGGATGAACGGCTTAACCATCAGGGATTTATGCCCTTACCTCTACCGTCTGCTAGAAATTCAGAATCAAGTACGCTGAAAGCTTCATCTCGACCCTACTATCTGCAGAATGGCAACTCAAGTGCCCGGCAAACTGGAGGAGCCATTGCTTCTCCAACAAAATCATTGGTGTCCAAGATCATGGATTTGATGTTTGGAGTCTAG
- the LOC112756814 gene encoding nuclear pore complex protein NUP35 isoform X2 → MSTTVHKTPKSGRQTLFFQDLASPVSARRGKFSSPGQAAAVSALWRENFGGSDLPPPPVFTLEDRSDFSPESGLPDYQISPESKSNIRTPVQASNREFSTPLKSKSEASTSYVLRGVQQSQQSSPGLSWWSPTTAKSAGEQDEKGRSSPVEGVVQPGALITLPPQLEVARPEVQRNSLPAGNLNEEEWVTVYGFSPGDTNLVLREFEKCGEILKHVPGPRDANWMHILYQNRSDSQKALNKNGVQLNGVLIVGVKPLDPMQRQALDERLNHQGFMPLPLPSARNSESSTLKASSRPYYLQNGNSSARQTGGAIASPTKSLVSKIMDLMFGV, encoded by the exons ATGAGCACCACAGTGCACAAAACTCCAAAGTCTGGTAGACAGACTTTGTTTTTCCAGGATTTAGCCTCGCCCGTTTCTGCCAGGAGAGGAAAGTTTTCAAGTCCGGGACAGGCAGCTGCAGTATCTGCTCTGTGGCGTGAGAATTTTGGTGGTTCGGACCTTCCACCTCCTCCTGTTTTCACCTTGGAAGACAGGTCAGATTTTTCTCCTGAATCAGGCTTACCGGATTACCAAATATCCCCGGAGTCTAAATCCAATATTAGGACTCCAGTTCAAGCTTCAAATAGAGAATTTTCAACTCCATTGAAAAGCAAATCCGAGGCCAGCACATCTTATGTGTTAAGAGGGGTGCAACAAAGCCAGCAGAGCTCACCAGGGTTGAGTTGGTGGTCACCCACAACTGCAAAGAGTGCCGGAGAACAAGATGAAAAGGGAAGGAGTTCACCAGTTGAGGGTGTGGTTCAGCCTGGTGCTCTTATAACTCTCCCTCCGCAGCTGGAAGTAGCAAGGCCAGAGGTTCAAAGGAATTCTTTGCCAGCTGGGAATCTCAATGAGGAAGAGTGGGTGACTGTTTATGG ATTTTCTCCAGGTGATACTAATTTGGTTTTAAGGGAGTTTGAAAAATGTGGTGAAATTTTGAAACATGTTCCTGGTCCTAGAGATGCTAATTGGATGCATATTTTATATCAG AATCGTTCTGATTCCCAGAAAGCCCTTAACAAGAATGGAGTGCAGCTCAATGGAGTCCTAATAGTTGGTGTGAAACCCTTGGATCCCATGCAACGTCAAGCATTGGATGAACGGCTTAACCATCAGGGATTTATGCCCTTACCTCTACCGTCTGCTAGAAATTCAGAATCAAGTACGCTGAAAGCTTCATCTCGACCCTACTATCTGCAGAATGGCAACTCAAGTGCCCGGCAAACTGGAGGAGCCATTGCTTCTCCAACAAAATCATTGGTGTCCAAGATCATGGATTTGATGTTTGGAGTCTAG
- the LOC112756833 gene encoding uncharacterized protein, which produces MRNKVGSSVDFEIFTWKIEDFTKKDITKLSSKAFKIRGYTWKLVVHPVRNDVNHFSLYLMVADNLPPYGWTRNTFFKLALINQVDRRKSIVKDTQQKFNGGHRCWGSFFMNLKDFHDHRQGYLVRNTCIIEAHICVSNFPPPLDTNIINPINDDYSILDNNNNTNNPPPSTTNHANLRSSCDEITNSPSTSSSQSSSRSSPNELLGNNSEIQASSKKQLRLRDLIDLQALKDYIPLLEEVCTWHPSLLHSQKNRTQAFRLWAFTSLGQVLHFLKTKKVKDIDDNDIKTLQGLWDELEKSSGFELAWLQPYVEAALSVKAHLQKTKKLKKLVDHVVGLEIKMKKLRGELAAAEAEFEIARKDLSQVRKGFQKMDVNATIGYAMF; this is translated from the exons ATGAGAAATAAGGTGGGAAGTAGTGTTGATTTTGAGATATTCACATGGAAAATTGAAGATTTCACAAAGAAAGATATCACCAAATTAAGCTCCAAGGCTTTCAAAATACGTGGCTATACATG GAAGCTTGTTGTGCATCCAGTGAGGAACGATGTGAATCATTTTTCATTGTATTTAATGGTTGCTGATAATTTACCTCCTTATGGATGGACAAGAAACACTTTCTTCAAGTTGGCTCTAATCAATCAAGTTGATAGAAGAAAGTCAATTGTGAAGG ACACACAACAGAAATTCAATGGAGGACATAGATGTTGGGGTTCATTCTTCATGAATCTAAAAGATTTCCATGACCATAGACAAGGTTACCTTGTGAGGAACACATGCATCATTGAAGCACACATTTGTGTCTCCAATTTTCCACCACCTCTAGACACCAACATCATAAACCCAATCAATGATGATTATTCCATCTTAGATAATAACAATAACACTAATAATCCACCACCTTCAACAACAAATCATGCTAATCTTCGATCCTCATGTGATGAAATTACAAATAGCccctcaacatcatcatcacaatcatcatcaAGGTCTAGTCCAAATGAATTATTAGGTAACAATAGTGAAATCCAAGCTTCATCAAAAAAACAACTAAGACTAAGAGACCTAATAGATTTGCAAGCCTTAAAAGATTACATTCCATTGTTAGAAGAAGTTTGCACATGGCACCCTTCACTTTTACATAGCCAAAAGAATAGGACTCAAGCTTTTAGGTTATGGGCATTCACATCATTAGGCCAAGTTCTTCACTTTCTTAAGACAAAGAAGGTTAAGGACATTGATGACAATGACATAAAAACCCTTCAAGGTTTGTGGGATGAACTTGAGAAGTCTTCAGGGTTTGAATTGGCTTGGCTTCAGCCTTATGTTGAGGCTGCATTGAGTGTGAAGGCTCACTtgcaaaaaacaaagaaattgaagaaattggTGGATCATGTTGTTGGTTTGGAAATTAAGATGAAGAAATTGAGAGGGGAACTTGCTGCTGCTGAAGCTGAGTTTGAGATTGCAAGAAAAGACTTGTCTCAAGTCAGAAAAGGGTTTCAAAAGATGGATGTGAATGCTACTATTGGTTATGCCatgttctaa